Proteins from one Legionella taurinensis genomic window:
- a CDS encoding IS3 family transposase (programmed frameshift) produces the protein MSTRRKYTKEFKLDAVSLVTEQGYACLDAARSLGINSNILSRWIREAAENNENAFRGNGKLTEEQLEIRQLREEVRRLTMEKEIPKKSHGLLCERSEIKYSFIAQHKKTWPVGMMCHLMGVTPSGYYSYQKRKQTNPNNEPEHQELLEWVKKISESSKFSYGNRRIRKALNALGYPVGRRKTRSLMREAGIFVRYKKKYKVTTNSNHKQPVFDNVLNRRFQVNEPNRAYVSDITYISTHEGWLYLTVVIDLFSRKVVGWNMSSRMKTDTVCDALTMAIWQRNPSSGLIVHSDRGSQYASKQYRDLLNQYGLVGSMSKKGDCWDNSVAESFFGRLKDERVHWRNYQTRKEAKQDILDYITIFYNNQRLHSSLDYQSPNQFENHYWGLLKKVA, from the exons ATGTCTACAAGAAGAAAATATACAAAGGAATTTAAACTGGATGCGGTTAGCTTAGTAACTGAACAAGGATACGCATGTTTAGACGCTGCCAGGAGCTTGGGAATTAATTCGAATATTTTGAGTCGCTGGATTCGAGAGGCAGCAGAGAATAATGAAAATGCTTTTCGTGGAAATGGTAAATTGACGGAAGAGCAACTTGAGATTCGCCAGTTACGAGAAGAAGTCAGAAGGCTGACAATGGAGAAAGAAATAC CTAAAAAAAGCCACGGTCTTCTTTGCGAAAGAAGCGAAATAAAATATTCGTTTATCGCCCAACACAAGAAGACCTGGCCGGTTGGCATGATGTGCCACCTCATGGGCGTTACTCCTTCTGGATACTATAGTTATCAAAAGCGGAAACAAACAAACCCGAACAATGAACCAGAACATCAAGAGCTATTGGAGTGGGTTAAAAAAATCTCGGAATCCAGCAAGTTCTCGTATGGAAATCGCAGGATAAGGAAAGCACTGAATGCTCTTGGTTATCCGGTTGGTCGAAGAAAAACCCGTAGTTTGATGCGTGAGGCTGGTATTTTTGTTCGATATAAAAAGAAATACAAAGTGACAACAAACAGCAATCACAAGCAACCTGTTTTTGATAATGTGTTAAACAGGAGGTTTCAGGTCAATGAGCCCAATCGTGCCTATGTGTCCGATATTACTTATATCTCAACCCATGAGGGCTGGTTATACCTGACCGTGGTGATTGATTTGTTTTCTCGGAAAGTAGTGGGTTGGAACATGAGTTCGAGAATGAAGACTGATACGGTTTGTGATGCATTAACAATGGCCATTTGGCAGAGAAATCCAAGTTCAGGCCTTATTGTGCATTCCGACAGAGGCTCACAATATGCCAGTAAACAATATCGTGACCTTCTCAATCAATATGGTCTAGTGGGCAGCATGAGCAAAAAAGGTGACTGCTGGGACAATAGCGTTGCTGAAAGTTTTTTCGGTCGCTTGAAAGACGAGCGAGTACATTGGCGTAATTATCAAACCCGGAAGGAGGCAAAGCAGGATATCCTCGATTACATTACTATCTTTTATAACAATCAAAGATTACATTCGTCTTTGGATTATCAAAGCCCAAATCAATTTGAAAACCACTATTGGGGGCTATTGAAAAAAGTGGCTTAA
- a CDS encoding tyrosine-type recombinase/integrase encodes MIIDKLLSKDTKRSDYKPDPFSVNEINAILNSSRNLFQFAFFTGLRISELIGLRWTDIDWNNQLMSIEETIVAKELKGPKTEAGKREILLLSSALEALERQKEFTGLKKAGCSITSCKQRNWVMYRKLVK; translated from the coding sequence ATTATTATCGATAAGCTCCTCAGCAAAGACACCAAACGCAGCGATTACAAGCCCGATCCTTTCAGTGTTAATGAAATAAATGCCATTCTGAATTCGTCAAGGAATTTATTTCAATTTGCCTTTTTTACCGGTTTACGTATTTCTGAATTGATTGGATTACGCTGGACAGACATCGACTGGAATAACCAATTAATGAGTATTGAAGAAACTATTGTTGCAAAAGAATTGAAAGGCCCGAAAACGGAGGCCGGTAAGCGTGAAATACTTCTCCTTTCCTCTGCCTTGGAAGCACTGGAAAGACAGAAAGAATTCACCGGTTTAAAAAAAGCAGGGTGTTCCATAACCTCCTGTAAACAGAGGAACTGGGTAATGTATCGAAAGCTTGTAAAGTGA
- a CDS encoding nucleoside deaminase — MKETIEVAKSNPMAPYGAIIVYDDREILLRSVNSANNHPLMHGELAVIHTLFSNGFDGDRSKLSLYSTAEPCPMCAAAAYWAMIPKIVYGSSISFLHDLFGRQIQIGAKEILTSTPNFYEVELVGGVMEEHCNDLFLKAKLLQGSQHD; from the coding sequence ATGAAGGAAACGATCGAGGTTGCCAAGTCTAACCCTATGGCACCGTATGGGGCGATTATTGTTTATGATGATCGTGAGATTCTTCTTAGATCGGTTAACTCAGCGAATAATCATCCTTTAATGCACGGTGAGTTAGCGGTTATCCATACCTTATTTAGTAATGGATTTGATGGCGATCGGAGCAAGCTAAGCCTTTACAGCACGGCTGAACCTTGCCCCATGTGTGCGGCTGCTGCTTATTGGGCAATGATCCCAAAAATAGTTTATGGGTCTTCCATTTCTTTTTTGCATGATTTATTTGGTAGGCAGATTCAAATCGGTGCAAAGGAAATTTTAACCAGTACTCCCAATTTTTATGAGGTAGAGTTGGTGGGTGGGGTTATGGAAGAGCATTGTAATGATTTATTTCTGAAAGCAAAATTACTGCAGGGAAGCCAGCATGATTAA
- a CDS encoding putative molybdenum carrier protein — translation MIKKIVSGGQTGVDQAALLVATEMGIEIGGWCPKGGLDENGVNVLKQFPALKEATTSDPDERTKLNIRDSDGTLIIVPSWPLPERVKDGTKLTIEDADLQKKPRLIVSVDSQHEAVQRIKAWINENDIRVLNIGGPRESNSPGIHQKACALFRDLF, via the coding sequence ATGATTAAAAAAATTGTGTCAGGTGGACAAACAGGCGTTGATCAAGCCGCGTTATTAGTCGCTACAGAAATGGGCATTGAAATTGGCGGCTGGTGTCCTAAAGGAGGACTTGATGAGAATGGCGTTAACGTCTTAAAACAATTCCCCGCACTAAAAGAAGCAACTACCAGCGATCCTGATGAAAGAACGAAATTAAATATTCGTGATTCGGATGGAACGTTAATTATTGTGCCAAGCTGGCCTTTACCTGAAAGAGTAAAGGATGGCACGAAATTAACCATTGAGGATGCGGATCTGCAAAAGAAGCCTCGGTTAATTGTGAGTGTGGATAGTCAGCATGAGGCTGTGCAAAGAATAAAAGCCTGGATAAATGAGAATGATATTCGGGTATTAAATATTGGTGGGCCCAGGGAATCGAATAGTCCCGGGATTCATCAGAAGGCTTGTGCGCTTTTTCGTGATTTATTTTAA